AAAACTTAAATcctacaaaaatgtcaataatcaAATGCAAACAAGTGACGTGCATATcaagttattaaaaaatctttgtttttttttattttgtaaggaCTGCTATCTTATGATGATTGCCAATCTAGAAATAAATCGTGAagttaatttaatttgagattAACACCGCGaaccgcgggccgcgggttgctcatccctaGTTTAATAGGTTTCTTTGGAAGAGTTTTATAAAACATACAGAGTGCGCCATCAGGATGTATGCAAATCTTCAGtcgatttctaaaataaataagtttttgcCAGGATATTTTATGCCATTTATTCCGAACCAGATTTAGAATAAAACGTCGATTAAATAAGTGACCACCCCCAAATGATGAGCAAAAGGCGGCTCATTTGGTTATTGGTTATTTCAGATCATAGACTAGCTTGAAATTCGGCAATGTTTTTGTTGTGCTGGCgttaattttacttttgaaatattttcaaagaaaaaaagtgtggTACCGTTAAATTCTGAGAACGAGGAGGACAGttcaaatcatcattttttgagACAATGATTTCAACGGTAAGCACATACAGTTTTCACAATGAGTTTAACTTAAACCTTTAGTGAAAATACATGTCGAAATGCTCAAACAATATTCTCACAAATGAAtctgaatacaaaaaaatgcgGAAAATGTCAATTCCTCAAACTGGATTGCACACTTCTTCGGGGAAATTTTCTTTCGTAGCTTAACGCGGACGAAAAACACAAAATCTAGGATTGGTTCCAATATTCCGCCACGACTCCGAAGGAATTAATTTCCTTCCAAAATAGCACATCACAAAGCATCgtaaataaatttgtttccCTTAATGCCATTTTTCGTGAGTGGGCGACTGCTGCCGCTTTGGTTTGATACTCACAATGAACACAGACAATACAGTCGATTTTCAGCTCGTATTTCAAAATGGTATTAATTATTGTTCCGCGgctaaaaataattgaatgcaAATTATCTTATTTACTACTGTTTTAAGGATAATTGGAGTTGTAATTGTAGCAAAAACATTAGGCCCTTTTTGAAAACCAGTGCCAAGAaggcaaaacaaaatcaaggatTCTGCAAGCTTTTGCGTGCGGCATCtcatttgccaaatttttgtgtCTTCTTCTCACGCCGGGAAACCGATAAACATACtcattcgttgtttttttttaataaaggaaaatttcaaacgtCGGTTTAGGTTTTGGTTGACATAAGAAGGATTTAGACTTCTTTGGCTTTAGGATGGCTCCCAAGAAGATTACGAACCCTCTTGCATCCCATATCCTTCCAAGTTGTTTATTTAGTCTAACAACTGAGTGTTGTCGAACGTTTGTATTAAAGATTTTCCTTTCGTCGTTGATTTGAGAATGTTTCTCTGACATGACTTATAACTACGAACAAAGAAATTTACTCAATTGATAAAGATTGTTTATACTTAGAAGATTTCCATCCTGAAAACATTTCctataaaaatgattaattagcttgagaaaatttgccatttttgacgtATAATTTCCTATAATTCTGATTCATTCCGAAATTTTCGTGAGTGATCGAGTAAACTTTTCATGTTTTAGCTTTTTAGTCTCATGTTACCACCTTTTGATTATTATGTGAAATGAATATGTGCTTCAGAACGTAAAAGAAGCAGATTCAAAACTTTAAGAACAGCTCAAGATaattataacattttaatttttttttacttttacgaCTAGTATAAGATTTTTATACTGTTTTACTCAAAAACTGgctcaaaaacttaaaattaaaaaaatttaaccttcTGGCTAACCAAGGAACCCAAGACACTTTTCGGATCAATGCATCGAGAAATGGCCGTGTAAAATCTTCTCAAGCTCGCTCACGGTTCTGTGATGATGTTGTAAAAGTTTCTTGCGAATGCCTCGAGGATGTTCTAAATATTTTCGACAAACTGGCGTATGTGGGTGTGCATCACATTTTGACACCGATGTTCCGTGGGCCATCTCCAATCCTAGATGGGAGACTGTGAAAGTGAAACTTAACTCAAACCGGATATTGGCAGCGCTATGTCAGCACACCGACAGCATCCTTTCAACAACGACGGTGTAAAAGTTTGGTTTGACTTTCCGGTGATGTATGTAGCTGGttcttttttatctattttgctTTATAAAAAATTCATGCCAGCAACAAATTTGAAGCAACAATTCATGAAACGCTTTCAGAGGAATACTGTTTAAGTGACGGTCTATGAGACTGAATCGActtgggtcattttttaatttctcttaCTCTtcagtctaaaaagctttgttttggttaaaaactcatgcatgattttttgccgatttttaaataacgtttagaTGAGTTCcagatttcacattcagatttcagatttcagattcagatttcagattcagatttcagattcagattcagatttcagattcagattcagatttcagattcagatttcagattcagatttcagattcagatttcagattcagatttcagattcagatttcagattcagatttcagattcagatttcagattcagatttcagattcagacttcagatttcagatttcagattcagatttcagattcagatttcagattccgatttcagattccgatttcagattccgatttcagattccgatttcagattccgatttcagattccgatttcagattccgatttcaaattcagatttcagattcagatttcagattcagatttcagattcagatttcagattcagatttcagattcagatttcagattcagatttcagattcagatttcagattcagatttcagattcagatttcagattcagatttcagattcagatttcagattcagatttcagattcagatttcagattcagatttcagattcagatttcagattcagatttcagattcagatttcagattcagatttcagattcagatttcagattcagatttcagattcagatttcagattcagatttcagattcagatttcagattcaaatttcagattcagatttcagattcagatttcagattcagatttcagattcagatttcagattcagatttcagattcagatttcagattcagatttcagattcagatttcagattcagatttcagattcagatttcagattcagatttcagattcagatttcagattcagatttcagattcagatttcagattcagatttcagattcagatttcagattcagatttcagattcagatttcggtatcgattttcgaacgttaaataagttttttgggGGTAAATTTTTCCACTATCAGTCAACTTAAATAGCAaagacgactatttatttatgatccaacgtttcgatccttataggatcattatcagggactgtaattttattatatgttaACGCAGTTTTATAAATAAGTTCAATATTATAAAATCGCTTACCGAAAAAATGTGgtctttttgttttggattgattcggctgatcagataaagctgttacatctgttacaatatttaaaaaaaatgtattgttcGAATGAATGTTGTGTGTTAACTTACTGTGTACGAAGTTTTGCGGTTGAAAAACCGTTTTGTcttataatttttggatttatattcaccagcatttaaaagttgtcaCACAGTTTACACTTTCACTTTCCAACTGATTTTGTATCTGATCATGACGAGTGTGTATTAGGTGGTGTCTATTACGTGTTGTTGGGTGTGTGTTCCTGTATTTGTGTTCTAATGTTGTGGTTTAACTTTTCTTATGCTGCATATTggtctaaaaatatttccgtaAGAAGAATGTATGTTTtcggtgtctttttttttaattgatcgcgttttttgtagtttttatgtgGCAACTTTCAGGATATTGTAACAGATATACAAGACAGCTTTATCTGATTAGCCgaatcaatccaaaacaaaaatacgACATTTTTCGGTAAGCAATTTTATAATATTGAACTGATTTATAAAACTGTGTtaacatataataaaattacagtCTCAGATGATGTGCAAAAAAGTGCAATTcgattatttttgtatatttttgtgactttttgtttcatgtttaagtcttttttgtgtcattttaggtaaattttttattaccgtaaaacggggcttgatcaacattaaattttttccacataatcatcaataactaagtccaAGGTTTAAAtgtattaaaactttttctacGTTTAAGAACCTACatgttgaatttcaaattggggaaaacttggtttgttttcaaaaacttccaatgtaagtaaaaatgttatttcaaaatcttgatttATCTATTTAGTCAAAGTCTCGCTTACAAGCACCCTTCCTGATAAAATCAAAGCTTTTAGAAGCAGTAGGTTAATTTATGTgacagttcaatttttttccttagtaaatttatagttttggtgtagctttgttgcattttgaggtattttttttttaaattttaaatatcgggacatttttcaagagtTAGCTAGTCTACACTCAACGAATTCGACACATTGAGACTATGTGTcagcctatatagatttttgcaatttgttttCCAGTTGAAAAATATGTGTCACTCATATAGCTAAAATcacacataaaaataaaatgcctAACATAAAATGTGCTAGATCGatacatataatttaaaaaattagacaCATAGATTTTAAAAAGTAGCGAAATGGGTTCtatgaagcttaaaaatatcattaattaGTTAATTATgactcaattttgtattttaaaggaaggttttgaaaaaataaataaatcagtgATCGATTATTTTATACATTATATTTTACAACATATCATTTCTCTTCATTTGCGAACAACTTTTAAAGCTTATTGACTACCTTAAACACTCATGGATTGAAATCCGTTTTCTTACGGAACAGTTGTTTTCTCCCTAACGAATGCAATTTAATTGCGGGGCCATCTACATCGCTGATGTTTAATATGTTGTATTTTCCTGTTTTTGTTGTAGCCTCGAACGCAACAAAATGATCGTTATATCCTCCAACAGTCCACTCAACACAAATTAAATATATACCTTGACAATCAGTCAGTATGTCTACAATTTCGAATAACTGAATATGCGCAATTTCTGTCAAAGTGACATAGAAGCCTGCTTTGAACTCGGTCCCCTTATACTGCATAGaatgtgaacttttaatatTATTAGATTTCAATGGCAAAGGTAAAGGTAACATTTTGAAGTATAGTTTGTTTTCTAAATTGCAACATTCGAAATGGTCAggaggattttgaaaaaaagttgttttgaataaatcatTTGCAAACTGCAAACCTGCCTTGATACAAAGGgtgtaacaaatattttttctggatTGCATCACATTAcaatattgtttaaattcctTATGTTTAGCTTCAAATcgaaaattcattaatttattCACAGCTCCACTAGCTCTGATGACTGTTCCGTAATGACAAAGAAAATGTTGTTTGGGTTTAAGAGTTTCTTTAAATAACTCTCTGTAAAGTCGGTGATGTTCAGCGCAAaggaaatttaattcatttatatcattttcaGTGAAAGATGTACTAAGTATCTTATCAGACAATTTTGTAAGAATTTTCACAAACTCCCACACAGGGTCTTCTAGTGAAACGAAGGATCCCACCATAAGggtaaaaaaatgcataaaagctTTAGTTTCACTTGCTGTTGCTCGTATAGAAACggattttccttttttgttggGGTGAGTTATTTCACCCAAATCCGGCATTCTTGATAATGATGAATCTAAAGCAACCTTGCAAAATTGCCGTTTGTTATTATTAAAgtcatttaaagaaaaataccgTTTTTCGTATATCAAATAATTAAGAACATTGATCAGAGCAAAACTACAAACACCTCCGCTGAACATATCGTGCATTGGGTCAACCGAAAGGTTTTCAACTGCGTGAAACGAGggtaaattgttaaaaacagaATCAGTTTTTATGCCTGTTTCAGAAGGCCTATTTGTTTCGACATCTTCAGTATAACATTGCTTAGTACGTAAGTATTCAGGGTATTCTTTAGTATCAACTTGGCATTGTGACCGATCGCGCTTGCAAAACCGGCAATAATAATTTGCGTTGAATGTCATGAACTGTAGCATGTTGTGTAATGCTAAATTGTCTCCTTGTAATAGAACTAACACAAAGCGAACATTGAGTATTTTGCCATCGGTTCTAAACACCATGATATTTGCTTCGATATTTTTGAACTCTTCTATTAAATACTTAAACAACTTATTCAAACCTACTTCACTAATATCGGTTTTTTTAATTGCAGATGCTAGAAAAATGTTACGAAGTTTACATCGAAATTCTTCAGGGATTGTTGGAAATGAATAGTAACAGCCAGCTATTACATGTTTCTTATTGTGCGAGCTAAGAGAATcgttaatttcaaattcatcacaaaaaaatgaaacggGAATCAATGTTTCATTTGGATATTTGGATTTCACATTGTTCCAAACAAATCCATTTACAATGCTGTTAATGGTATCACAGTTTTCTAATTTTACAGTGTTTTCTATAGTTTTTACAAGTATCGAAggacaattaaaaaaagatcttaTCTGGAACTCAATGTCAGTTCGTACTAAATAGTTGAGATTTTCATTAAAACGGTGTGTTTCGTTACATGTGACAATCTGATCATTTTCTATTGCAACTGTTATTGGCAGCCTGAATACATTTATAGATTCCAAgcgtttaaaaaaacgataatcCGAACTAATTAACTCAAATGGATTTTCCAGCTTATGCAAATAACCTTTCAATTCATATTCCACTTGCGCAGGGCAGGATATGGATGGAAGCAATTCTTCTATTCTCTGCGTTATTCTTTTGTTCATTCGACTTACATCTAACTGAATTTGTCTTACGTCTACTCTTGAAAGATTGCTTTCTCTATGTAATTCCAGAGTGAATTCAACGGCTCCCTTCTGAATGTCCAAAATCGTGGATAAATAGCGTTGAGTTTCCGGGGTGGCATGACTATTTTCATCAGTTGCATCGTTCTCAGAACAAACTGCTGTGGCAAATTGTTGACTCGAGTTCATATGTTCTGGGCTGCGTGTAATGATTTCACTTGTGTTTCTATTACTAGTGTACGAAGCATCGTGCGCCATAGCGTGGcgtttaaacgtgtaaaagttTGATGCTATTTGTTGGCAATTCTTATATGAACATTTGTATCGATATTTTATCGGAGTTTTATGAACTTCTTTTAAATGATTGCAAAATGCAAGTGCTGATGTGAACTCATCAcaacagttttgaacaaaacAGGTAAACATTATGCCTTATCCAATATACGTCTTAATGTTTCTATGCACTCATACTTTTCCGCAACGGGAATTTCGTACACATACGATCTGATGAAATTCCACACCAGCCTGCAAACTGGTGAACAATTTATTCCGAACACAGTAATGAACTTCACGAATGCGTCTACTGCACCAGCAACCGAGTCGATACGGTACACGATATCTTTGAAATGCAGTTCGAATGTACCGGTTAAAGTCCAGGCATTTTCTCCGCGAAATAAAAGCTTTGGTGTTGGCGGAAATCCGAATTTGCCGTAAGATATTTCCCTTTCTGCGATTTTCTGGTCCACTTCTTCGTCCGTCGATGCAAATATAATGATGTCTTCTTGTGCGAAGACGACAGTTGGCTTGAATTCTCGGGTAACTTTAGTAGGCTTGAAGATATTGTTCAACAGCAGTAAAATGGAACAGAGTTTtacatctataaaaaaaattaatataataaGTCAGACTTCTTACTGGTAgcttaaatagaaaaaaaaatatatcacagATCACCCAAATTTACCCAGGAACAATAATAAAACGATTCTATAAAAGCTGAAATTTGATTATGAAACTTCAAACATTTAATGATCCTGAAGTTTTAAAATCTCAGATCTAccttagaaaaaattataaatttgttcTCCAAAACTAATTCGAAAATCTTAATCGAGATCTGAATCATAATTTGAATACAGCGCCCGAGaattgtaacaaaaaggagcaggataTCTACCGCAATTTTACAGGAAGGAATAAAATTCAAGGACCTGTAATTATCAGTGTGCAAATCAACCAAAAgctcctgtaaaattacgggcCTTCGTTTTACGTTACGTTATTACGTTTTCCTTTCTGATTCAAAGTGGGATGCCAGGCGCTGTGGATTTCTAATGTAtgtacctttgaaaatttttggactgtcatttatttttacagaaactgacctgtaacaaaaaggagcatgacaTTCAACCGTAGCTTTACAGGTCGAAAATAAATTACGTGTCGTTTAATTACACGACACGTGATTTTATCGACCTGTAAAACTACGGTGAATGccatgctcctttttgttacaggccATTTGctgtaaaaataattgattttaaatttaattttaaatcaatcagctgaaaataatgtgttttttaGATTAcaggttaaattttttataggGCAAACGTTTTCAAGTACACGTAatagtcataatttttttctgtgtagactCTGAAATCTGCAAGCTagataaaaattctgaatctgcaatTTGTAACCGGGATCGAAGAAAAGTCTTCATTTGCAATCACATTTTAGATgtaattttcaaatctgaaatctgaacctgacaACTAAATCTCAATCTGCAAATTTAATCTCAATTCTTAACTTTTATCGACTTTAACCTAAGTCTtagcattttgttttaatttacagATGGGTGTATAAGAAAAGATTCAGTTGCCAGATAAGTTAAAgaatatgaataattttttataggaaaatgtcaaaaattttactgaCTGCGCTGTGCGCTGACTAGAGTCGGTAACGTATTGGCCTAGAAAGCGGGTGGTTGCGGgtaactttcaaataaaaatttgccaTGTTCTTTAACTTCTCTGACTAAAGCCTTTCATGATAATAGTCATTTTCAACAAACTTAATCTGGATTCTTAACTTGAGATCTGGATCTAAAATTCGAATTCACAAATCTGATAGTGATATTAATTAACAAGCTTCATCGGCATTCTATTAGAGATCAGAAATAAGAATCATAAACAcgaaattttaatctgaatccgcttccagattttgaaattgtttcctTTAAACATATTCGAAATCTGGtagaaatcaaaattcagcattttaaaaccgaaatctgaatcttaatttgtaagataaatctgattctgatctttgaattgcaagcggaattttgaaatttgattttaactgCAAGGAAATAGGTATCAatcatttgaatctgaattaaatatttgaaatctttatGTGTAAGATTCTGAGATTCGCTGTTTAGTATGAAACCttataatgaaatttgaaatcgggatcaggaaattattttgagatttgaacctgaatctgaagttttagaatgacaataaaaatcaaaatgtgaGATTCAATTGGAAATTTGATATCcactaaaatctgaaataaatttcattcaaaaatcttaatCTGCAAATACCAAATCTGAAAACTAAATATTAAATCTCAATATGCAAACTTAAGatggatttttaatttaaatctgaatcagaatttagaatgtgaatctgaatctgaaattttaattcgtaaGTTGTTCGGAATCTAAGATCCGACTCTATAGTTAAGTAGGTATGTAAGtccaaaatatcaatttgaaatcttgacCTTTTCCCTAAATTATAATCCGTGCTGGGATCTGATTCTTGAAACTGGTCGGAAATGGAAATCCGGATCTAAAATAATAATCGTTTACAAAATGTTTTTAGTGCTTcaccattaaaaatttcaaaattataaaaattcaaaattagaaaaatacttACTCGAGTCAGATGATTCAGAAGTTAAGTGGTACAAGAGATCTTTCGATAATTCGTCATTGTACTGTCTATTCAGATACCTGGTCAAAGCTGGTATAAGACGTTCCCATTTATTGAAAGCATCTGGATTGCCGTTTCccaaaagtcgaaaatcgatatcaacctgaaaaaaaagaaaatttcattactgTACAGTAAAATCATGAAGATCATCAAGACTTTTAAAACTCAACATAAATATGATGTGAATtgttctcaaaattaaaaactgatagttgaaatttaaagtttagtaATAAAGACAAgctccatgattttttttataagtcttTGAAgctattcatttatttttttaactacacGCTATTAAGTGTGAGTTGAATTTCACATAGCCGAAAAATCGGTAAATTTTATCACGTAAGGTTATCTGCACTTTCCGGCGACGTTTTCAGAAATCTGACTCCTCGCTCAAACTGATTTGACAGCTATTCGAAGTATAGTATGATTCTAGTATAGGGAACGCAACACCAGGAGCCCTACCTCCGCACTTAGAACATCACAAGTTCCGAGGACAAATGTCGCTCAGGCGCAGGTTCCCTGGTAAGTTTCTCAATATTTCCAACAGTTCGAATTCTGCTGCCCCGCTTGCCACAGATGTATCGGACTACTGTGGCGAATTTCTGACCGACATGATCGAAAAGGCCGTGGACGACGAATTGCAGTTAAAATCCAATCACGTGTGGAACCATGGATCAGTTAGGACGAAACTTACGTATCGGTGGCCAAACTTCCAACGATGGACCAACGGACCGTGTTGGCTGTAGCAGTTAAAAGGGTTACCGCATTCATTCACGGTACCGTGAATTGTTGGGCACTTTTGTTTACCGGATACTGTGTGTTCCGCCGGCTGTTTTTGTCGGATGATGCAGTGGTAACCTGataatatgaataaatttagaaatccgAAATTGGGTAGTTGAAACTTCTGATCTTCATTTACCTATACACTCCCGATTAAATTTCTTGTTAACTTGGCCACAACACGGAACATCGTTTCCCGATTTCTATCGAACAGCTCCGTTGATGTTTTTGTGTAAGATAACAATTTTAgtcttgttttgttttcgtcttgttttgttttcaaccaGCATAGTGGGGCAGAATGAATTATTTCGTTCCAAATAATCGCACTTCTCgcaatatttcatttcaaataaatatgcaattgaaatttactttcaatgctcttaagaattcagattttttaggtatttttgaattgaaatagtAGCACAGCTGCGCCAAAATAATAcatattgttttaaattgcagataataaagttttgttaaaaaattgcttAGTTGTCATTCAATAAATGTTTATGCTGTTATAATATGTAGTTTAGTGAAAAACAAGCTGATAAGAATTATTATATTTGCTCATTGATcttgaatttatagttttcgaCTTTGGTCGTAGGTGTTAATTTCCTTGAAAAAGTCATGATTTGTGTCATGTTTTTTGTCTGTTTCATGTTATATtcgtgaattttaatttcagtttaatAAGGATTAATATATATATTGTCATAGagagttttgataaaatcagtTTCTATTTTACAAGACACGAATGCCGCagagatggtaaagtgtctcaaataaaacaaaaaaaaaaaaaagtttctattttaCACGTACCCCCTTTTTCTTAGAACATAGAAATGAATACTTACCAATTGAAAACCGTATTCATCGCCGTAGTGACGAAATTCCGCagttaaatccaaaaaattcgAAGATTTACAAAGTTTGGTTCGTCTCTTTGGAAAAGAAATGTTCCATTTGTCCAGTGTGGTTGTCCACGGCTTGGAATATTGTTTCAACCACAAAACTGCATCATTGACGAGAACGTCTACCTCTTCTACGGAATCGTTGCTCACAGgagcaaaatttttttgatgaagTTCTTCTAGCTTTGCTCTTTTAGCTCGTTTTTGCTTCGTATTTACTATTAAATTATAAAGTTGGCCTCCCGGGTTCTTTTTCGAACCAcctcttgggatgaaatatttgttggCAATAGATTTTTCGAGGGGGAATACCGTGAATATTGCAGCTAGGTATTCTTTAAGAATACTCTCGTCAGTCCGGAAACCATGATCGAGATGAAATTTGGCAATGAAGCAGAGGAGCTCTTTTCGGCTTTCTACAGAGAGCAAACCATAGGTGCTGCGCTTAATTATGCATTGCCCACCTTCCGTTTTTTTTAGCAAGTCCAGAAGAACCTCCGGTGTAAATGGTGATCGATGCGAGAACGAATTGAACGAAACCTTGAATGAAGATGAAGGCTCGTCGTTATCAGGCAATGCTTCCTGCTCCCTTTGATGTTGTGGGATACATGTTTCATGTTCTTCTTGAGCTTGCTCGATGGATGTTTCTTGGCAGTTTTCAACAAACGGTTCAACAGTTTCCTGGATTTCGGAACAGTTTTCGACGTCTACTGCTTCGAACGTAATAAAATCGTATCCCTGCAAAAAATGCAATTAAGACACTTATATTCTAAAAGAAGGTTTAAGAACTTTttggctgaatgaaactatgatttcccTCTGAAG
The DNA window shown above is from Uranotaenia lowii strain MFRU-FL unplaced genomic scaffold, ASM2978415v1 HiC_scaffold_373, whole genome shotgun sequence and carries:
- the LOC129760027 gene encoding uncharacterized protein LOC129760027, translated to MATERKKLASIVLHDMELPVEALEVFGRNQIDAKRLGEVSRDEIVDLFASSSSGSEIKWNTEEIFRRISDWRQMQGYDFITFEAVDVENCSEIQETVEPFVENCQETSIEQAQEEHETCIPQHQREQEALPDNDEPSSSFKVSFNSFSHRSPFTPEVLLDLLKKTEGGQCIIKRSTYGLLSVESRKELLCFIAKFHLDHGFRTDESILKEYLAAIFTVFPLEKSIANKYFIPRGGSKKNPGGQLYNLIVNTKQKRAKRAKLEELHQKNFAPVSNDSVEEVDVLVNDAVLWLKQYSKPWTTTLDKWNISFPKRRTKLCKSSNFLDLTAEFRHYGDEYGFQLVDIDFRLLGNGNPDAFNKWERLIPALTRYLNRQYNDELSKDLLYHLTSESSDSNVKLCSILLLLNNIFKPTKVTREFKPTVVFAQEDIIIFASTDEEVDQKIAEREISYGKFGFPPTPKLLFRGENAWTLTGTFELHFKDIVYRIDSVAGAVDAFVKFITVFGINCSPVCRLVWNFIRSYVYEIPVAEKYECIETLRRILDKA